The Seriola aureovittata isolate HTS-2021-v1 ecotype China chromosome 3, ASM2101889v1, whole genome shotgun sequence genome includes a region encoding these proteins:
- the ier2b gene encoding immediate early response 2b, producing the protein MSATAAMEVNAEARRILAVSISKLYASRTQRGGLRLHRSLLLSLVMRSARDIYHSSRESEAPSGPQPTPEEPMDTGSSSSGEEAELPEPQPEPKPALSPAEPPTEEPDSAEEGCDSESTEDKENLSPARQSRKRRGKASAAPDFLPSKRARLEPGEERYAAPLGSCRAGVGESLTALSLNRVIPAF; encoded by the coding sequence atgagtGCCACAGCAGCAATGGAAGTGAACGCCGAAGCCAGACGGATCCTGGCAGTGTCGATAAGCAAGCTGTACGCCTCCAGGACCCAGAGAGGCGGACTGAGACTCCACCGGAGCCTCCTACTCTCCCTGGTCATGAGGTCTGCCCGGGACATCTATCACTCCTCCCGGGAGAGCGAGGCGCCCAGCGGGCCGCAGCCAACACCGGAGGAGCCGATGGACACCGGCTCCAGCAGCTCGGGGGAAGAAGCCGAGCTGCCCGAGCCCCAGCCTGAGCCCAAGCCCGCGCTGAGCCCCGCCGAGCCGCCCACAGAGGAGCCGGACAGCGCGGAGGAAGGGTGTGATAGTGAATCCACAGAGGACAAAGAGAACTTGAGTCCGGCGAGGCAGTCCAGGAAACGCCGGGGCAAGGCGTCGGCTGCGCCTGACTTCCTTCCCAGCAAGAGGGCGAGGCTGGAGCCCGGGGAGGAGCGGTATGCGGCCCCGCTGGGCAGCTGTCGCGCCGGGGTCGGGGAGTCCCTGACTGCTTTGTCTCTAAATCGGGTTATACCTGCCTTCTGA